A portion of the Brevundimonas pondensis genome contains these proteins:
- a CDS encoding PadR family transcriptional regulator, which produces MSLPHALLTSLAERPGSGSELASRFDRSIGYFWQATHQQIYRELARLEANGWVRSVAIEGARGRKRRYDLLPQGLEELARWTAEPMDPPAIRDELMVRLRAESVIGPSALAQRLTEMLSLHRQKLAAYQAIERRDFVSSSSDRRRRLQHLVLKAGVDFERQRIAFYEDALSILEDDG; this is translated from the coding sequence ATGTCCCTGCCCCATGCTCTTCTGACGTCGCTTGCCGAACGCCCCGGTTCCGGGTCCGAACTCGCCAGCCGCTTCGACCGCTCCATCGGCTATTTCTGGCAGGCGACGCACCAGCAGATCTATCGTGAACTGGCCCGACTGGAAGCCAATGGCTGGGTCAGAAGCGTCGCCATTGAAGGCGCGCGCGGTCGCAAGAGGCGCTACGATCTCCTGCCCCAGGGCCTTGAGGAGCTCGCCCGGTGGACGGCAGAACCCATGGATCCGCCCGCCATACGCGACGAATTGATGGTCCGCCTGCGCGCCGAGAGCGTGATCGGACCAAGCGCCCTCGCGCAGCGGCTAACGGAAATGCTGAGTCTGCATCGGCAAAAACTGGCCGCCTATCAGGCCATAGAGCGACGCGACTTCGTCTCCTCTTCATCCGATCGCCGACGTCGTCTGCAGCACCTGGTGTTGAAGGCCGGCGTGGATTTCGAACGCCAGCGCATCGCCTTTTATGAAGACGCCCTGTCTATTCTGGAAGACGATGGCTGA
- a CDS encoding oxidoreductase, whose protein sequence is MADFVNCAALAQSAGYDGVEVMGSEGYLINEFIAARTNQRDDEWGGAYENRIRLPIEIVRRTREKVGPDFIIIYRLSMLDLVEGGSTADEVVQLAKAIEAAGATILNTGIGWHEARIPTIATSVPRAAFAWVTKRLKGEVSIPLVATNRINTPEVAEGLLAEGYCDMVSMARPLLADAAFVQKARQNRADEINTCIGCNQACLDHTFAGKITSCLVNPRACHETELVIAPAETAKKIAVVGAGPAGLAFAVTAAERGHDVTLIEAANEVGGQFNIARKIPGKEEFGETLRYFRRQLELTGVKLRLNTRAEANALADEGFDEIVLATGVSPRTPEIDGVDHPRTLSYLDVLRDEVPVGKTVAVIGAGGIGHDVSEYLVERHEPPSIDRFFRTWGVDPEYKTAGGRTAPQVEPAERQVFLMQRSTGKVGERLGRTTGWIHRAALKMHGVVTASGVSYNRIDDQGLHVTIDGAEKTLPVDHVVICAGQEPLRDLHDDLVARGCSVRLIGGADVAAELDAKRAIDQGVRLAAAI, encoded by the coding sequence ATCGCCGATTTCGTCAACTGCGCGGCCCTGGCTCAGTCCGCCGGCTATGACGGCGTCGAGGTCATGGGGTCCGAGGGCTATCTGATCAACGAGTTCATCGCCGCCCGCACCAACCAGCGCGACGACGAATGGGGCGGCGCCTATGAGAACCGCATCCGCCTGCCGATCGAGATCGTGCGCCGCACGCGTGAGAAGGTCGGCCCCGACTTCATCATCATCTACCGCCTGTCGATGCTCGATCTGGTCGAGGGCGGCTCGACCGCCGACGAAGTGGTGCAACTGGCCAAGGCCATCGAGGCGGCGGGCGCCACCATCCTCAACACCGGCATCGGCTGGCACGAGGCCCGCATCCCGACCATCGCCACCAGCGTTCCGCGCGCCGCCTTCGCCTGGGTGACCAAACGACTGAAGGGCGAGGTCTCCATCCCCCTGGTCGCCACCAACCGCATCAATACGCCCGAGGTGGCCGAGGGCCTGCTGGCCGAGGGCTATTGCGACATGGTGTCGATGGCCCGCCCCCTGCTGGCCGACGCCGCCTTCGTGCAGAAGGCGCGTCAGAACCGCGCCGACGAGATCAACACCTGCATCGGCTGCAACCAGGCCTGCCTGGACCACACCTTCGCCGGCAAGATCACCTCCTGCCTGGTCAACCCGCGCGCCTGCCACGAAACCGAACTGGTCATCGCCCCGGCTGAAACGGCCAAAAAGATCGCCGTGGTCGGCGCCGGCCCGGCCGGCCTCGCCTTCGCCGTCACCGCCGCCGAACGCGGCCACGACGTCACCCTGATCGAAGCCGCGAACGAGGTCGGCGGCCAGTTCAACATCGCCAGAAAAATCCCCGGCAAGGAGGAGTTCGGCGAAACCCTGCGCTACTTCCGCAGGCAGCTGGAACTGACCGGGGTCAAGCTCCGCCTCAACACCCGCGCCGAGGCGAATGCCCTGGCCGACGAGGGCTTTGACGAAATCGTCCTGGCCACCGGCGTCAGCCCGCGCACGCCCGAGATCGACGGCGTGGATCACCCCAGGACCCTGTCCTACCTCGACGTCCTGCGTGACGAGGTCCCGGTCGGCAAGACTGTCGCCGTCATCGGCGCCGGCGGCATCGGCCACGACGTCAGCGAGTATCTGGTCGAACGCCATGAGCCGCCGTCGATCGACCGCTTCTTCCGCACCTGGGGCGTCGATCCTGAGTACAAGACCGCCGGGGGCCGCACCGCGCCGCAGGTCGAACCGGCCGAGCGGCAGGTCTTCCTGATGCAGCGCTCGACCGGCAAGGTCGGCGAGCGTCTGGGCCGCACCACCGGCTGGATTCATCGCGCGGCGCTGAAGATGCACGGCGTCGTCACCGCCAGCGGCGTCTCGTACAATCGCATCGACGACCAGGGCCTGCACGTCACCATCGACGGCGCCGAAAAGACCTTGCCGGTCGATCATGTCGTTATCTGCGCCGGTCAGGAGCCCCTGCGCGACCTGCACGACGATCTGGTCGCGCGCGGCTGCTCGGTCCGCCTGATCGGCGGGGCCGACGTCGCCGCCGAACTGGACGCCAAGCGCGCCATCGACCAGGGCGTGCGCCTGGCCGCCGCTATCTAA
- a CDS encoding response regulator transcription factor family protein: MNLYRDLHMADMPENRLSSGDPGNLLLINLGDDEPHALGSYLERAGFIVSATTSLDHMRDREVSLAGHFDAVVLAARLPNCAALGAVRDLSRPDSPPLLVVALEGEVVERVLVLEMGAGDLVGRETAPREVLARLHRLIRRKPETPLPSPVLPTFDETWTMKLAQRALITPKGQHISLSGRDQALLEVFTRHVDGFILEDDFPRGHIRTAISRLKRKVMLNSGVELPIQNVWGQGYRLDAVLVTQ; encoded by the coding sequence TTGAACCTGTACCGTGATCTGCACATGGCGGATATGCCTGAAAATCGTCTGTCCTCGGGCGATCCCGGCAATCTGCTTCTGATTAACCTGGGCGACGACGAACCCCACGCGCTCGGCAGCTACCTGGAACGGGCCGGCTTCATCGTCTCGGCGACGACGTCTCTCGACCATATGCGTGACAGGGAAGTCTCTCTGGCCGGTCACTTCGATGCCGTGGTGCTCGCGGCGCGCCTGCCGAACTGTGCAGCCCTGGGCGCGGTCCGTGACCTGAGCCGTCCGGATAGCCCGCCCCTGCTCGTCGTCGCCCTGGAGGGTGAAGTGGTTGAACGGGTTCTGGTCCTTGAAATGGGCGCTGGCGATCTTGTCGGACGTGAGACCGCGCCACGCGAAGTTCTGGCGCGCTTGCATCGACTGATACGTCGAAAGCCTGAAACGCCCCTCCCGTCGCCAGTCCTGCCGACCTTCGACGAAACCTGGACCATGAAACTGGCCCAGCGCGCCCTCATTACGCCGAAGGGACAACACATCAGCCTGAGCGGCAGGGATCAGGCGCTGCTGGAAGTCTTCACACGACACGTCGACGGCTTCATTCTTGAGGATGATTTTCCTCGCGGCCATATTCGCACGGCCATCAGCCGCCTGAAGCGAAAGGTCATGCTGAATTCAGGCGTGGAGCTGCCGATTCAGAACGTCTGGGGCCAAGGATACCGCCTCGATGCAGTGCTGGTGACGCAGTGA
- a CDS encoding oxidoreductase — MPYPELLKPLDLGFTTLKNRVLMGSMHVGLEEVENGFERMAAFYAERARGEVGLIVTGGISPNERGRPMPWGAKLTTEEEAEHHRRITDAVHAEGGKIALQILHFGRYAYHPDLVAPSAIQAPITPFAPMPLPARRSSRPSPISSTARPWLSPPAMTASRSWGPRAI; from the coding sequence ATGCCCTATCCCGAACTGCTGAAGCCGCTCGATCTGGGCTTCACCACCCTGAAGAACCGGGTGCTGATGGGCTCGATGCACGTCGGGCTGGAGGAGGTCGAGAACGGCTTCGAGCGCATGGCCGCCTTCTACGCTGAGCGGGCGCGCGGCGAGGTCGGACTGATCGTCACCGGCGGCATCTCGCCCAACGAACGCGGCCGTCCCATGCCCTGGGGCGCCAAGCTGACCACCGAGGAAGAGGCCGAGCATCACCGCCGGATCACCGACGCCGTCCACGCCGAGGGCGGCAAGATCGCCCTGCAGATCCTGCATTTCGGCCGCTACGCCTATCACCCCGACCTTGTCGCCCCCTCGGCCATCCAGGCCCCCATCACCCCCTTCGCCCCCATGCCCTTACCGGCGAGGAGGTCGAGCAGACCATCGCCGATTTCGTCAACTGCGCGGCCCTGGCTCAGTCCGCCGGCTATGACGGCGTCGAGGTCATGGGGTCCGAGGGCTATCTGA
- a CDS encoding LytR/AlgR family response regulator transcription factor, protein MKVLIADDEPLALARMRQALACIPEVELIAAARSGETALQLIRSLAPDIAILDIEMPVMDGLGVVARLRQSDTIPEIIFVTAFTQHAVQAFELNAADYLTKPFEFERLRAAIRRARGRLEARNSDQRFAELQALVATLQQASPPSSHETEIWVRRADGLYRQPLDEVDHILAQGDYVELHTRGASYLVRDTISALEQRIDPARFVRCHRSVIINLAFVRGMRRRTGRKIILTLLDGKEIQVGPSYWEQITKTMNIKPWRKSN, encoded by the coding sequence ATGAAGGTGCTGATAGCCGACGACGAGCCCCTGGCCCTGGCCCGGATGCGCCAGGCCCTGGCCTGCATTCCCGAAGTCGAACTGATCGCGGCCGCGCGCTCGGGAGAAACGGCGCTGCAGTTGATCCGCAGCCTCGCGCCCGACATCGCCATCCTCGATATCGAAATGCCGGTCATGGACGGCCTGGGCGTCGTCGCCCGGTTGCGCCAGAGCGATACAATCCCCGAGATCATCTTCGTCACCGCCTTCACCCAGCATGCGGTTCAGGCCTTTGAGCTCAATGCGGCCGACTATCTGACCAAGCCGTTTGAATTCGAACGGCTGCGCGCCGCGATCCGACGCGCACGTGGGCGGCTGGAGGCCCGGAACTCGGATCAGCGCTTTGCCGAGCTTCAGGCTCTGGTCGCCACGCTGCAGCAAGCATCTCCCCCCTCCTCACATGAAACCGAAATATGGGTGAGGCGGGCCGACGGCCTCTATCGACAACCCCTGGATGAGGTCGACCATATCCTGGCCCAGGGCGACTACGTCGAACTGCACACACGCGGCGCATCCTACCTGGTGCGCGACACCATCAGCGCCCTGGAGCAGAGGATCGATCCGGCACGCTTCGTGCGCTGCCATCGCTCGGTCATCATCAACCTTGCCTTCGTACGAGGAATGCGTCGACGCACCGGACGCAAGATCATTCTTACCCTTCTCGACGGCAAGGAAATCCAGGTCGGGCCCAGCTACTGGGAGCAAATAACAAAAACAATGAACATAAAACCATGGAGAAAGTCGAATTAG
- a CDS encoding sensor histidine kinase has translation MNTHDDWTHRAGPWAFSRLDGMVVVLTIVFWTINALQLGARSLISPTDFNQLDGVILARLASLGTGIILTLSMWLFLRRLGETRAFAWFWRAAALGLVVCLIHTVLNAGYFRLLTDYHIQAGEHFLRPRNLASTYISFLWPIMTWSALCAVMVASDNLRRQQARTAQAQAAAQQAQLAALRLQIQPHFLFNTLNAVSSLIGEGRTQEADTTLLRLGAFLRHTLAAAPHDRVSLASELENQNRYLDIEEIRFSDRLLRRMAVEPQTLCALVPGLILQPFVENAVKHGLARSLDPVTLEIGARRDGARLALWVSDNAAGRPHDSTRGHFLNQGLGRSLDNAEQRLRLLYGPDASLRYGPGSSGGWRIDLDLPFEAAA, from the coding sequence ATGAACACGCACGACGACTGGACGCACAGGGCAGGCCCATGGGCCTTCAGCCGACTGGATGGCATGGTGGTCGTGCTGACCATCGTCTTCTGGACGATCAACGCCCTGCAACTCGGCGCCCGTTCCCTGATCTCTCCCACAGACTTCAATCAACTGGACGGCGTGATCCTGGCTCGCCTGGCCAGTCTGGGCACCGGCATCATCCTGACCCTGAGCATGTGGCTCTTCCTGCGCCGCCTTGGCGAGACGCGCGCCTTCGCCTGGTTTTGGCGCGCCGCAGCCCTGGGTCTCGTGGTCTGCCTGATCCACACAGTGCTGAACGCCGGCTATTTTCGTCTGTTGACTGACTATCACATTCAGGCGGGCGAGCATTTCCTGCGTCCGCGCAACCTCGCCTCAACCTACATCTCCTTTCTATGGCCGATCATGACATGGTCAGCCCTGTGCGCTGTCATGGTCGCCAGCGACAACCTACGTCGCCAGCAAGCGCGAACGGCCCAGGCCCAGGCGGCAGCCCAACAGGCCCAGCTTGCCGCCCTTCGGTTGCAGATTCAGCCTCACTTCCTGTTCAACACGCTGAACGCCGTCTCCAGCCTGATCGGCGAAGGACGAACACAGGAGGCGGACACAACCCTTTTGCGGCTCGGCGCCTTCCTCAGACATACCCTGGCCGCGGCGCCGCACGACCGCGTCAGCCTGGCCAGCGAACTCGAGAACCAGAACCGCTATCTCGACATCGAGGAGATCCGTTTCTCGGATCGACTACTGCGTCGCATGGCGGTCGAGCCCCAAACCCTGTGCGCCCTGGTGCCGGGGCTGATCCTTCAGCCATTCGTGGAGAATGCGGTCAAGCACGGCCTGGCGCGCTCGCTGGACCCGGTCACTCTGGAGATCGGGGCCCGCCGCGACGGCGCGCGCCTGGCGTTGTGGGTCAGCGACAACGCCGCCGGGCGCCCGCACGACAGCACCCGGGGGCATTTCCTGAATCAGGGTCTGGGCCGAAGTCTGGACAACGCGGAACAGCGCCTCAGGCTGTTGTACGGTCCCGACGCCTCCTTGCGATACGGACCCGGATCGTCTGGAGGATGGCGCATCGATCTCGATCTTCCTTTCGAGGCCGCCGCATGA
- a CDS encoding amino acid permease — protein MGRWNTRKRLDETPREGQALARTLSWPHLVAMGVGAIVGTGILTLIGIGADKAGPAVLLSFLIAGFVCACAALTYAEMATMIPASGSAYTYSYVVMGEIAAWIVGWSLILEYSLVVSAVAVSWSGYAAPLLQNWIGMPMALMQGPHAGGIANLPALFIIMAVGALLIAGARKSASLTLLLVVVKLSALALFVWFALPHFNAANLEPFSPYGFTRAMGPDGVERGIMAAAAIIFSAFYGFDAIATAAEETKNPKRDLAIGIIGSMFACAAIYTLIAVAALGATPFTRFANSPEPLALILREIQQPGAARFLAITAVITLPTVIMAFFYGQSRVFFVMARDGLLPHGLSKVSARGAPVRITLFTVAIVGVIAVFLPLDEIVALANAGTLVAFTAVAVCMLIMRRRVPDAPRGFRTPLAWIIGPIAVLGCLYLLFSLPQTTHFGFLIWNLVGLGFYLLYGRRHSRAGTGG, from the coding sequence ATGGGCCGCTGGAACACGCGCAAACGCCTTGATGAAACCCCGCGCGAGGGACAGGCCCTGGCGCGCACCCTGAGTTGGCCTCATCTGGTCGCCATGGGCGTGGGCGCTATCGTCGGCACGGGCATTCTGACCCTGATCGGCATCGGAGCCGACAAGGCCGGGCCGGCGGTCCTGCTCTCGTTTCTCATCGCAGGCTTCGTCTGCGCATGCGCAGCCCTGACCTATGCCGAAATGGCGACGATGATCCCGGCCTCGGGCAGCGCTTACACCTACAGCTATGTGGTCATGGGTGAAATCGCCGCCTGGATCGTCGGCTGGAGTCTGATCCTGGAGTACAGCCTGGTGGTCAGCGCCGTGGCTGTCAGTTGGTCCGGTTACGCCGCGCCTCTGCTGCAGAACTGGATCGGCATGCCCATGGCGCTAATGCAGGGCCCCCACGCAGGCGGCATCGCCAATCTGCCGGCGCTGTTCATCATTATGGCCGTCGGCGCCCTGTTGATCGCCGGCGCTCGCAAGAGCGCCTCCCTGACCCTGCTCCTGGTGGTGGTGAAGCTGTCGGCCCTGGCGCTGTTCGTCTGGTTCGCCCTGCCTCACTTCAACGCCGCCAATCTGGAGCCCTTCAGCCCCTACGGCTTCACTCGCGCGATGGGCCCCGACGGCGTCGAACGCGGGATCATGGCGGCGGCGGCTATCATTTTCTCGGCCTTCTACGGCTTCGACGCCATCGCCACGGCGGCCGAGGAGACCAAAAATCCCAAACGCGACCTGGCCATCGGCATAATCGGCTCCATGTTCGCTTGCGCCGCGATCTACACCCTGATCGCCGTCGCCGCGCTGGGCGCGACACCCTTCACCCGTTTCGCCAACAGCCCGGAGCCACTCGCCCTTATCCTGCGCGAAATCCAACAGCCGGGCGCCGCCCGCTTCCTGGCGATCACGGCGGTCATCACCCTGCCGACAGTCATCATGGCCTTCTTCTACGGGCAGAGCCGCGTCTTCTTCGTCATGGCCCGCGACGGCCTGCTGCCCCATGGCCTTTCAAAAGTCTCGGCGCGGGGCGCACCGGTTCGCATCACGCTTTTCACAGTGGCGATCGTCGGCGTCATCGCCGTCTTCCTGCCGCTCGACGAAATCGTGGCCCTGGCCAACGCCGGCACGCTGGTGGCCTTTACCGCCGTCGCGGTCTGCATGCTGATCATGCGCCGGCGCGTTCCTGACGCGCCTCGGGGCTTCCGCACGCCTCTCGCCTGGATCATCGGCCCCATAGCCGTGCTCGGTTGCCTCTATCTGCTTTTCAGCCTGCCGCAGACGACCCACTTTGGGTTCCTGATCTGGAATCTCGTCGGGCTTGGCTTCTACCTGCTCTATGGTCGGCGACACAGCCGAGCAGGCACAGGCGGTTAA
- a CDS encoding TonB-dependent receptor, with protein sequence MTHHATRARHALTLGASLGVLTLALAGAAQAQQAEPETTTVDEIVVTGFRGSLAQALNVKKREAGAVDVIVAEDIADFPDQNLAEAIQRIPGVAITRDAGEGRNISVRGLGPDFTRIRINGMEALGTTGGTDSSGGTNRGRGFDFNVFASDLFNSITVRKTASGETEEGSLGATVDLRAARPFDYKDGLTVAVSGQLGYNDLAQNADPRGAFLISNTWADGKFGALLSVAYSTREALEEGHSTVRWQGGNIGRAGQGQGVINAFTPRLPRYGILEHDQDRLGVTAALQWRPSDATEVSLDVLYADFSATRFEHFLQAPDFSASGNAGRNGIIVRDSFVDANGNMLYGRFDNVDVRSESRYDELSTEFTQVTLNFKHDFNDRFRMDALVGSSKSEHDNPIQTTLLFDKTDSQNYVYDYRQNSNLPLITYGFDVNDPAQWRLSQIRMRPQTADNTYDTVQVNTVFDINDNVQLKTGYFFKDYTFATTEQRRDPASCTPPLAVTANAEACIPAAVAAAAIGSYSRSVGFSDGWDIPSGTALNWLIPDYQKAADLFGFDNYALSWMPASGNNRSVEEKTTGAYAQVDFDLDTALPIRGNVGVRYVTTDQYSKGYQIAAGTPIQVRSSRSYDDWLPSANIVIEPRENLLIRLAAAKVMARPGLGSLTPGGSVSVSGNNRTVNSGNPLLDPTRATTYDIGVEWYFAPESILALGVFHKKIDSFVATNAVTAPFTGNAFGISDSVAIAACGSVAGCSPSADWVFNQPVNTEGGDLTGFEVSYQQPFTFLPGIWSNFGVMANYTFVDSEIEYPNGVTNTLTELSKNAYNGTLYYEDERFSARVSGTYRDGYLTQVPGRNGNAIEGVVDTFNVDASASWQVNDSFTLTLEGINLTDEVPTQYVGDYNLVSVHHHTGRQVFAGFRYKF encoded by the coding sequence ATGACCCACCACGCTACCCGTGCGCGCCATGCGCTGACCCTCGGCGCCTCTTTGGGCGTTCTGACGCTCGCTCTGGCCGGCGCCGCGCAGGCGCAGCAGGCCGAGCCGGAAACGACAACCGTCGATGAAATCGTCGTCACCGGCTTCCGCGGCAGCCTGGCCCAGGCCCTGAACGTCAAGAAGCGCGAGGCCGGCGCTGTCGATGTTATCGTCGCCGAGGACATCGCCGACTTCCCGGACCAGAACCTGGCCGAAGCCATCCAGCGCATCCCGGGCGTCGCCATCACCCGCGACGCCGGCGAAGGCCGCAACATCTCGGTGCGCGGTCTCGGCCCCGATTTCACCCGCATCCGCATCAACGGCATGGAGGCCCTGGGCACCACCGGCGGCACAGACAGCTCGGGCGGCACCAACCGCGGCCGCGGTTTCGATTTCAACGTCTTCGCCTCGGACCTGTTCAACAGCATCACGGTGCGCAAGACCGCCTCGGGCGAAACCGAGGAAGGCTCGCTGGGCGCCACGGTCGATCTGCGCGCCGCGCGTCCCTTCGACTACAAGGACGGCCTGACGGTCGCCGTCTCCGGGCAGCTCGGCTACAATGACCTGGCCCAGAACGCCGACCCGCGCGGCGCCTTCCTGATTTCCAACACCTGGGCCGACGGCAAGTTCGGCGCCCTGCTCTCGGTCGCCTATTCGACCCGCGAGGCCCTGGAAGAAGGCCACAGCACCGTGCGCTGGCAGGGCGGAAACATCGGCCGCGCCGGTCAGGGCCAGGGCGTGATCAACGCCTTCACCCCTCGCCTGCCGCGCTACGGTATTCTGGAACACGATCAGGACCGCCTGGGCGTCACCGCCGCCCTGCAATGGCGCCCCAGCGATGCGACCGAAGTCAGCCTGGATGTCCTCTACGCCGACTTCAGCGCCACTCGCTTCGAACACTTCCTGCAGGCGCCGGACTTCAGCGCCAGCGGAAACGCCGGCCGCAACGGCATCATCGTTCGCGACTCCTTCGTCGACGCCAACGGCAACATGCTCTATGGGCGCTTCGACAACGTCGATGTGCGCTCAGAGTCCCGCTACGACGAGTTGTCGACCGAGTTCACCCAGGTCACGCTGAACTTCAAGCATGACTTCAACGACCGCTTCCGCATGGACGCCCTGGTCGGCTCCAGCAAGTCCGAGCACGACAACCCGATCCAGACGACCCTGCTGTTCGACAAGACGGACTCGCAGAATTACGTCTATGACTATCGCCAGAACTCGAACCTGCCGCTGATCACCTACGGCTTCGACGTCAACGATCCGGCCCAGTGGCGCCTGTCGCAGATCCGCATGCGGCCGCAGACGGCTGACAACACCTATGACACCGTCCAGGTGAACACGGTCTTCGACATCAACGACAACGTCCAGCTGAAGACCGGCTACTTCTTCAAGGACTATACCTTCGCCACGACGGAACAGCGCCGCGATCCGGCCAGCTGCACCCCGCCGCTGGCGGTCACAGCCAATGCCGAGGCCTGCATCCCCGCCGCCGTGGCTGCCGCGGCGATCGGAAGCTACAGCCGCTCGGTCGGCTTCTCGGACGGTTGGGACATTCCGTCGGGCACGGCACTGAACTGGCTGATCCCCGACTATCAGAAGGCGGCCGACCTGTTCGGCTTCGACAACTACGCCCTGAGCTGGATGCCCGCGAGCGGCAACAACCGCTCGGTCGAGGAAAAGACCACGGGCGCCTACGCCCAGGTCGACTTCGACCTCGACACCGCCTTGCCGATCCGTGGCAATGTCGGCGTGCGATACGTCACCACGGACCAGTATTCCAAGGGCTACCAGATCGCCGCCGGCACGCCGATCCAGGTGCGGTCGAGCCGCAGCTATGACGACTGGCTGCCCTCGGCCAACATCGTCATCGAACCGCGCGAAAACCTCCTGATCCGTCTGGCCGCCGCCAAGGTCATGGCGCGTCCGGGCCTGGGCAGCCTGACCCCCGGCGGCAGCGTCTCGGTGTCCGGCAACAACCGCACCGTCAACTCGGGCAACCCCCTGCTCGACCCGACGCGCGCCACCACCTACGACATCGGCGTCGAATGGTATTTCGCCCCGGAATCCATTCTGGCCCTGGGCGTCTTCCACAAGAAGATCGACAGCTTCGTCGCCACCAACGCCGTCACGGCCCCCTTCACCGGCAACGCCTTCGGCATTTCCGACAGCGTGGCCATCGCGGCCTGCGGCTCGGTGGCCGGTTGCTCGCCCTCGGCCGACTGGGTCTTCAACCAGCCAGTCAACACCGAAGGCGGCGACCTGACCGGCTTCGAAGTCTCCTACCAGCAGCCCTTCACCTTCCTGCCCGGCATCTGGTCCAACTTCGGCGTGATGGCCAACTACACCTTCGTGGACTCGGAGATCGAATATCCGAACGGCGTCACCAACACCCTGACCGAACTGTCCAAGAACGCCTACAACGGCACGCTCTACTACGAGGACGAGCGTTTCAGCGCCCGCGTCTCGGGCACCTACCGCGACGGCTACCTGACTCAGGTTCCGGGCCGCAACGGCAATGCGATCGAGGGCGTGGTCGACACCTTCAACGTCGACGCCTCGGCCTCGTGGCAGGTCAACGACAGCTTCACCCTGACGCTGGAAGGCATCAACCTGACCGACGAAGTGCCGACCCAGTACGTCGGCGACTACAACCTGGTCTCGGTGCACCACCACACGGGTCGTCAGGTGTTCGCCGGCTTCCGTTACAAGTTCTGA
- a CDS encoding nuclear transport factor 2 family protein, giving the protein MTTLNLHPAAAASLARWHDMVARADVSDLRAIVHPDATFRSPVAFKAYHSADALILALGTVITVFQDFAYHREAATADGLNVVLEFSARVGDRGVKGIDFIRFDEDGLITDFEVMMRPMNGVQALAVEMGARLGTLLPAFKAS; this is encoded by the coding sequence ATGACGACGCTGAACCTGCACCCCGCCGCCGCCGCGTCTCTGGCCAGATGGCACGACATGGTGGCGCGCGCCGACGTGAGCGATCTGCGCGCCATCGTCCACCCGGACGCCACCTTCCGCTCGCCGGTGGCCTTCAAGGCCTATCACAGCGCCGACGCCCTGATCCTGGCGCTCGGCACGGTCATCACCGTGTTTCAGGACTTCGCCTACCACCGCGAAGCCGCCACGGCCGACGGCCTGAACGTGGTGCTGGAGTTCAGCGCCCGCGTCGGCGACCGGGGGGTGAAGGGCATCGACTTCATCCGCTTCGACGAGGACGGCCTGATCACGGACTTCGAGGTCATGATGCGCCCCATGAACGGGGTTCAGGCCCTGGCGGTCGAAATGGGCGCGCGCCTCGGGACGCTTCTGCCCGCCTTCAAGGCCTCCTGA